The Oryzias latipes chromosome 16, ASM223467v1 genome includes a region encoding these proteins:
- the LOC101169582 gene encoding meprin A subunit beta-like, protein MTSLSCYSYIGRQIAHGQNLSIGSGCDTKVTVEHEFLHALGFYHEQSRYDRDDYVTIVRENILQDKEHNFNKVGSNVSTTHGTPYDYWSVMHYSKEAFTNGNGSTIITMEPKFQNSNISWEMVTQVSGGPNSDHTTLPSGSKDYSGEVGYFMHVSTATGQEGDTAQLETQRMTPQRVCHIQCLQFYYYHSGNESDTLNIWIREFKNEQDLTGTRLIMGQITGSQTSHWRLHHVSLNATMNFQVVFEAQKAAGRSTGGFSVDDINLYETECPHLSLQIDDFQRVLNTSASESRIYSSRQYSSEGYAYRFAVILYKTYFGLFMQLLSGDNDDKLQWPCLGRQMTFQMLDQTPSIQQQMTKQKSFTTNGEATRTSKNVNYT, encoded by the exons ATGACATCATTGAG TTGTTATTCTTATATTGGGAGACAAATTGCCCATGGGCAGAACTTATCCATTGGTTCAGGCTGTGATACTAAAGTTACTGTTGAACATGAGTTTCTTCATGCTCTGGGCTTCTACCATGAACAGTCCAGATACGACAGAGATGATTATGTGACCATTGTACGGGAAAACATCCTTCAAG ATAAAGAGCACAATTTTAACAAGGTTGGCAGCAATGTAAGTACCACCCATGGTACGCCATACGACTATTGGTCAGTGATGCACTACAGCAAAGAGGCTTTCACCAATGGAAACGGttccaccatcatcaccatGGAACCCAAATTCCAAAAT AGTAACATCAGCTGGGAGATGGTGACGCAAGTTTCTGGAGGTCCAAATTCTGATCACACCACTCTGCCCAGTGGAAGCAAAGACTACA GTGGAGAAGTAGGCTACTTCATGCATGTAAGCACAGCAACAGGCCAGGAAGGAGACACAGCACAACTGGAAACTCAGAGGATGACTCCCCAAAGAGTCTGTCACATCCAGTGTCTGCAGTTCTACTATTACCACAGTGGAAATGAGTCTGATACTCTCAACATCTGGATCAGagagtttaaaaatgaacagGACCTAACAGGAACCCGACTCATCATGGGGCAGATCACTG GTTCTCAAACATCTCACTGGAGGCTTCATCATGTTTCCTTGAATGCAACTATGAATTTCCAGGTGGTGTTTGAAGCTCAGAAAGCAGCAGGACGCTCTACAGGAGGCTTCTCAGTTGATGACATCAATCTGTATGAGACTGAGTGTCCACATTTAAGCCTGCAGATTGATGACTTTCAGAGAGTGCTGAACACTAGTGCCTCAGAATCCAGAATATACAGTTCAAGGCAGTACTCCAGTGAGGGTTATGCTTACCGCTTTGCTGTTATACTTTATAAGACATATTTTGGACTGTTCATGCAACTCTTGTCTGGTGATAATGATGATAAATTGCAGTGGCCTTGCTTAGGACGACAAATGACTTTTCAAATGCTGGATCAGACCCCCAGCATTCAGCAGCAGATGACAAAGCAAAAGAGTTTCACCACAAATGGTGAGGCCACTAGaacatcaaaaaatgtaaactatacgtaa